The Methylomonas montana genome has a window encoding:
- a CDS encoding STAS-like domain-containing protein, which produces MSIDLRHSILVAIAEDGSNVAARLANQHGVSRQATSAWLTKLKKEGAITSSGIGRGVRYQLATMAQVQRVYPRAGLREDLVWSESISPLLSDLPGNVRDIWHYAVTEMINNAIDHSGSENVVVELVRDALNTTVYIADEGEGIFLKIQRAMNLYDPREAILELAKGKLTTDPANHTGEGIFFSSKVMDAFDIRSGLLHFMHDEWGADILLERPANAPGTLVLMRLANDSPRILQDVFDQFAAPEEYTFAKTIVPVRLAQHEGEKLVSRSQAKRLTMRFERFQVVVLDFAGVEEIGQAFADEVFRVFSNAHPNTQLLPINLTPAVENMVKRALSAK; this is translated from the coding sequence ATGAGTATCGATCTACGTCATTCCATCCTAGTCGCCATCGCCGAAGACGGCAGCAATGTAGCCGCCCGCCTAGCGAATCAACATGGCGTTTCCCGACAGGCCACCAGCGCTTGGTTGACCAAACTGAAAAAAGAAGGTGCCATTACATCATCCGGTATAGGCCGGGGTGTGCGTTATCAATTGGCAACAATGGCACAGGTACAACGGGTTTATCCCCGAGCGGGATTGCGTGAGGATCTCGTCTGGTCCGAATCCATATCACCATTGCTTAGCGACTTGCCTGGCAATGTCCGTGACATATGGCATTACGCCGTCACCGAGATGATAAACAATGCCATCGACCATTCCGGTTCCGAAAATGTTGTCGTGGAGTTGGTGCGCGATGCACTCAATACCACCGTTTACATCGCCGACGAAGGTGAAGGTATTTTTCTGAAAATTCAGCGAGCGATGAATTTGTATGATCCCCGCGAAGCGATCCTGGAATTGGCCAAGGGCAAGCTGACCACCGATCCCGCCAACCATACCGGCGAAGGCATTTTCTTTTCGTCCAAGGTGATGGACGCCTTCGACATCCGATCCGGTCTATTGCACTTCATGCACGACGAATGGGGCGCGGACATTCTGCTTGAGCGTCCCGCCAATGCGCCGGGCACCCTGGTTTTGATGCGCCTGGCCAACGATAGTCCACGCATTTTGCAAGACGTGTTCGATCAGTTTGCCGCGCCGGAGGAATATACCTTTGCCAAGACCATTGTCCCGGTGCGACTGGCACAGCATGAAGGCGAAAAACTGGTTTCCCGTTCGCAAGCCAAGCGCTTGACCATGCGCTTTGAGCGATTCCAGGTCGTAGTATTGGATTTTGCCGGCGTCGAGGAAATCGGCCAGGCGTTTGCCGACGAGGTGTTTCGCGTGTTTAGCAACGCCCACCCCAATACCCAGTTACTGCCGATCAACTTAACCCCTGCCGTCGAAAACATGGTCAAGCGGGCATTGTCGGCCAAATGA
- a CDS encoding HigA family addiction module antitoxin produces MTTFNPLHPGSILKEDVLPDLGIGVTEAAAQLGVSRVALSRVVNGRAAVSADMAIRLEAWLNGPTAETWGRMQAEYDLWQARQKPKPNVSPIERPHAA; encoded by the coding sequence ATGACAACGTTCAATCCCCTACACCCCGGCAGCATTTTGAAAGAGGACGTGTTACCCGATCTGGGTATCGGCGTCACTGAAGCCGCCGCACAGCTTGGCGTTTCCCGCGTCGCATTATCGCGCGTCGTCAACGGTCGAGCGGCGGTCAGCGCCGATATGGCAATTCGCCTCGAAGCCTGGCTGAACGGCCCGACCGCCGAAACCTGGGGGCGTATGCAAGCCGAATACGATTTATGGCAGGCGAGACAAAAGCCCAAGCCCAACGTCTCGCCGATTGAACGGCCGCACGCGGCATAA
- a CDS encoding DnaB-like helicase C-terminal domain-containing protein — protein MGFALWVNRVAHLNFRIFDKPAVTIADVALQAKAWAIDGGLDFIVVDYLTRVKPVKSSGNQTLDVGEVATGLKNIARQINIPVMALAQLNRASTKRTDKRPNMADLRDSGVIEQEADQILLLHRDDEDDNAPAEVIVDKNRHGEVAIRIRKVRRSACLGGVTLITPNRHCIKTGKIS, from the coding sequence GTGGGTTTTGCTTTGTGGGTTAACCGAGTAGCGCACCTCAATTTCCGCATATTCGACAAGCCCGCCGTCACGATAGCCGACGTGGCGTTACAGGCCAAGGCGTGGGCCATTGATGGCGGCTTGGATTTTATCGTCGTGGACTATTTGACCCGCGTAAAGCCGGTCAAAAGCAGCGGCAACCAAACGCTCGACGTTGGCGAGGTTGCCACTGGCCTGAAAAACATCGCCCGTCAAATCAACATACCCGTCATGGCCCTGGCTCAGCTCAATCGGGCAAGCACCAAGCGCACCGACAAGCGGCCTAACATGGCCGATTTGCGGGATTCAGGCGTTATTGAGCAAGAGGCCGATCAAATCCTGCTCTTACACCGTGACGACGAAGACGACAACGCACCGGCGGAAGTGATCGTCGACAAGAACCGCCATGGGGAGGTGGCAATCCGGATTCGGAAAGTTCGCCGCTCCGCCTGTCTGGGCGGCGTTACTCTTATTACACCAAATCGCCATTGCATCAAAACAGGAAAAATTTCATGA
- a CDS encoding helix-turn-helix domain-containing protein, whose product MINTPETDKDEIALAAAIGAKLCEARKLCNLSQTKAAELLGIIPENLKLIEDARFGVVPPILIKRASEALDVSADWILGLVKDDWEQAVETRRERDFLVGLERLHLENHAKVIVKQLEQDNKLNALSDAVALLSQTLQGIDDAVMQYWRLNQSFENMAGGAQILNRIDQAIAASRCATLSLVRAKALPIDALAALPQPKPVIRVWTNPATAQLPQPVVPIAESNPRAARQRKHTTLTPAALAS is encoded by the coding sequence ATGATTAACACACCGGAAACCGATAAGGATGAAATTGCTCTTGCCGCAGCAATCGGCGCCAAGCTATGTGAGGCCCGTAAGTTATGCAATCTCAGTCAGACCAAAGCGGCTGAGTTGTTGGGAATTATACCGGAAAACTTGAAGTTGATTGAGGATGCCCGGTTTGGAGTGGTACCGCCAATCTTAATCAAGCGAGCCTCTGAAGCTCTCGATGTGTCTGCAGACTGGATTTTGGGTTTGGTTAAGGACGATTGGGAACAAGCTGTCGAAACCAGGCGAGAGCGGGACTTCCTGGTTGGCTTGGAACGGCTGCACCTAGAGAATCATGCCAAGGTGATCGTAAAACAGTTGGAGCAGGACAATAAGCTCAATGCCCTATCGGATGCCGTCGCCTTGCTTTCGCAGACTCTCCAGGGCATTGATGACGCTGTCATGCAGTATTGGCGGCTTAATCAATCGTTCGAAAATATGGCCGGTGGCGCACAGATATTAAACCGTATCGACCAAGCTATTGCCGCATCGCGATGTGCAACTTTGAGTCTTGTTCGCGCCAAAGCCCTGCCGATTGACGCCTTAGCCGCGTTGCCACAGCCAAAGCCAGTGATCAGGGTTTGGACAAATCCGGCAACCGCGCAATTGCCGCAACCAGTCGTACCAATAGCCGAAAGTAATCCGCGCGCCGCCCGCCAACGCAAACACACCACATTAACCCCGGCTGCACTCGCATCATAG
- a CDS encoding helix-turn-helix domain-containing protein, with protein sequence MQPANDRFQFQEKADIVKTFGQRMTMAREMCGLSGLQAAELLGYMNSSKLSKIEHASDGETIPPFLPYKASIVYQVSMDYLFGLSDFWDRNPVTAQEQQIKRALEEVTAEENNAIRNLFDQLSVVEQAAEVAFNRFGEIKKIVNRFRELNPEFDELKLGAKLLRVVDEASSEVAAIGRKLAGYHSSTQYKT encoded by the coding sequence ATGCAGCCGGCGAACGACCGATTCCAATTCCAAGAAAAAGCAGACATCGTTAAAACCTTTGGTCAGCGCATGACCATGGCCCGCGAAATGTGCGGGTTGTCCGGATTACAGGCGGCCGAGCTACTCGGTTACATGAACTCATCCAAGCTAAGTAAGATCGAGCATGCCAGCGATGGCGAGACTATCCCGCCGTTCCTGCCGTACAAAGCGTCGATCGTGTATCAGGTCTCGATGGATTACCTTTTCGGTCTGTCGGACTTTTGGGACCGAAATCCGGTCACCGCCCAAGAGCAGCAGATTAAACGGGCGCTTGAAGAGGTCACTGCCGAAGAGAACAACGCTATTCGGAATCTGTTTGATCAACTGTCGGTGGTCGAACAGGCGGCAGAGGTCGCCTTCAACCGATTCGGGGAAATCAAGAAGATCGTCAACCGGTTCAGAGAGCTAAATCCGGAATTCGATGAGCTGAAACTGGGTGCCAAATTGCTCAGAGTGGTCGATGAAGCGAGTTCGGAAGTCGCGGCAATTGGGCGAAAATTGGCGGGGTATCATTCATCAACCCAATACAAAACGTAG
- a CDS encoding helix-turn-helix domain-containing protein, protein MPNTKKHAGGRPTALKPEFIDQAYNYCLLGATDAQLAGFFGVSEKTINTWKKQAPEFADSLKRGKMLADAQVANSLFQRATGYSCPETKVNIADGQVILTDITKHHPPDTTAAIFWLKNRQPDKWRDKVEVNGSLKLDKETLDMIETQFVTKMAAAHERQKAVLAEREARPEAE, encoded by the coding sequence ATGCCAAATACCAAAAAACACGCCGGTGGTCGGCCCACCGCGTTAAAACCGGAGTTCATTGACCAGGCTTACAACTATTGCCTGCTTGGCGCCACCGATGCGCAGCTGGCCGGATTTTTCGGTGTGAGCGAGAAGACGATCAACACATGGAAAAAGCAGGCCCCGGAGTTTGCCGATTCCCTCAAGCGCGGCAAAATGCTTGCCGACGCTCAGGTTGCCAATTCATTGTTCCAGCGCGCGACCGGTTACAGCTGCCCTGAAACCAAAGTAAACATTGCAGATGGTCAGGTCATTTTGACCGATATAACGAAGCATCACCCGCCAGATACAACAGCGGCGATATTCTGGCTGAAAAACCGTCAGCCCGATAAATGGCGCGATAAAGTCGAGGTCAATGGATCGTTGAAACTGGACAAAGAAACACTGGATATGATCGAAACCCAGTTCGTCACCAAAATGGCAGCCGCACATGAACGCCAAAAAGCGGTGTTGGCTGAACGTGAGGCAAGGCCCGAAGCAGAGTAA
- a CDS encoding defense against restriction DarA-related protein produces MTKAITWNATTHTPVGMTIAQCLYKIQHADAADRLVLDSVTMADILAEADEIMLTDALVSTYAKLQRKMDMLQAVMNRAGGEVKPIAMQLRPLQKKRRGASGGGF; encoded by the coding sequence ATGACCAAAGCAATTACCTGGAACGCTACCACCCATACACCGGTCGGCATGACCATCGCACAATGTTTGTACAAAATACAACACGCCGACGCCGCCGATAGACTGGTGCTGGATTCAGTGACCATGGCCGACATTTTGGCCGAAGCCGATGAAATCATGCTGACCGATGCCCTAGTATCAACCTACGCCAAGTTGCAACGCAAAATGGACATGTTGCAGGCGGTCATGAATCGCGCTGGTGGCGAGGTAAAACCGATAGCCATGCAATTGCGACCCCTTCAAAAAAAACGGCGTGGCGCAAGTGGCGGCGGTTTTTGA
- a CDS encoding defense against restriction DarA-related protein, whose protein sequence is MAAVFELSDGQTVSIFFHNPDVTPGKIAPTDEMISWKWLLNKKDLTILVAPENGMDLNIKEVATRVMKLAATNSAAFGRANTKRAENLAAIEALKAEIPVLEKELKRAQNELEVAKVEEEQRAQRREAMENIPDIANPAKRYVAVKNELIRLGWAVAHDGMTLIDRSGAVAVKQELVGSNHYANIARDWAVYQKSGATWKKVDQIADGSAKTLKPASEVAKLIDVAASKISPQIKVVKPKRQDPIKTAFIAELEALKSETDIWAFDRRLDEIVGRIEQAGLMAALDPELNATADVLTRLLAAAEKGKAYGQ, encoded by the coding sequence GTGGCGGCGGTTTTTGAGCTGTCAGACGGTCAAACCGTATCGATATTTTTCCACAATCCCGATGTCACCCCCGGCAAGATTGCACCGACCGACGAAATGATCAGTTGGAAGTGGCTGTTGAACAAAAAAGACCTGACTATCCTGGTGGCGCCCGAAAATGGCATGGACCTGAATATCAAGGAGGTTGCTACCCGTGTGATGAAATTGGCGGCGACAAACAGCGCGGCCTTCGGGCGGGCCAATACCAAACGGGCCGAGAATCTGGCTGCTATCGAAGCTTTGAAAGCCGAAATCCCGGTGCTCGAAAAAGAACTTAAGCGCGCACAAAATGAGTTGGAAGTCGCAAAAGTCGAGGAAGAACAGCGTGCCCAGCGCCGCGAGGCCATGGAAAACATCCCAGACATCGCAAACCCGGCAAAACGTTACGTGGCAGTGAAAAACGAGCTTATCCGGCTGGGTTGGGCCGTCGCCCACGATGGTATGACCCTTATCGATAGATCAGGCGCTGTGGCCGTTAAACAGGAGTTAGTGGGCAGCAATCACTACGCCAACATTGCGCGGGATTGGGCCGTCTACCAAAAATCAGGCGCCACCTGGAAGAAGGTCGATCAAATAGCGGACGGTTCAGCCAAAACCCTAAAGCCGGCCAGCGAAGTCGCCAAGCTGATCGATGTAGCGGCCAGTAAAATCAGCCCTCAAATCAAGGTCGTCAAGCCAAAAAGGCAAGATCCAATAAAAACCGCGTTTATCGCCGAACTTGAAGCGCTGAAGTCAGAAACCGACATATGGGCATTCGACCGCCGGCTTGATGAAATCGTCGGCAGAATTGAACAGGCCGGATTGATGGCGGCGCTTGACCCTGAGTTGAATGCTACCGCAGATGTGTTGACTAGGTTGTTGGCGGCGGCTGAGAAAGGTAAAGCGTATGGCCAATAA
- a CDS encoding helix-turn-helix transcriptional regulator: protein MASKPSQHRLEAKAQGYLRVWHITGDEKRGIDPLLPIGRSTFLARVASGEYPQPVKLGKRTTAWRKSDILALLESFDLAVEVEAA from the coding sequence ATGGCAAGCAAACCAAGTCAACACAGGCTGGAGGCAAAAGCACAAGGCTATTTGCGCGTCTGGCATATCACAGGAGACGAAAAGCGCGGCATTGATCCCTTGCTGCCGATTGGTCGATCAACGTTCCTGGCCCGCGTAGCCTCGGGCGAATACCCACAGCCGGTCAAGCTTGGTAAGCGGACAACCGCCTGGCGAAAATCTGACATTCTGGCTCTGCTTGAAAGCTTCGACTTAGCTGTCGAGGTGGAGGCAGCATGA
- a CDS encoding Rha family transcriptional regulator: MSTNAKLKLVEVHGQKLTTTSLVIAELFGRPHKSVLRSLDKLKDRLKFVPISYNDAYGREQKMYQLDERSFLIAMPFIGGKKSVDGQVALVDEFIRLKTIINEPGRKSELTAKRNTGSEMTDMLQFVRESAGKETTKGHCIGEHMFCNRALTGKWAAISEADLDVYDTRLLAAIRKRNMLLMTRHPKQADRKKLMDDFVCQYRANHPRLALVA; the protein is encoded by the coding sequence ATGAGCACCAATGCAAAATTGAAGCTGGTCGAAGTTCACGGGCAGAAACTGACCACCACCAGTTTGGTGATAGCGGAACTGTTTGGACGACCGCATAAAAGCGTTCTGAGAAGCTTGGACAAGTTGAAAGATCGGCTCAAATTTGTGCCAATCTCTTATAACGACGCTTATGGTCGTGAGCAAAAAATGTATCAGCTCGACGAGCGCTCATTTTTGATTGCGATGCCATTTATCGGCGGCAAGAAATCAGTAGATGGCCAAGTTGCCCTTGTCGATGAATTCATCCGCCTGAAGACCATCATTAACGAACCAGGCCGAAAGTCTGAACTGACTGCAAAACGCAATACCGGATCAGAAATGACCGACATGCTGCAATTCGTTCGGGAATCGGCCGGTAAGGAAACCACCAAAGGGCATTGCATCGGAGAGCACATGTTCTGTAACAGGGCCTTGACCGGCAAGTGGGCGGCAATCAGTGAAGCTGATCTGGATGTTTACGACACGCGGCTACTGGCGGCGATCCGGAAGCGCAACATGCTGTTAATGACGCGGCATCCAAAGCAGGCTGACCGGAAGAAGCTGATGGATGATTTCGTTTGTCAGTACCGGGCCAACCACCCAAGGCTTGCACTGGTCGCTTGA
- a CDS encoding DUF6794 domain-containing protein produces MNDTECRAVTSAEEDELVEFHFCLGVAIRNAFWLHNPGSELAAACGTGIHPDDASGVIIRALWERLQDDA; encoded by the coding sequence ATGAACGATACCGAGTGCCGGGCAGTTACCAGCGCGGAGGAGGACGAACTGGTCGAGTTCCACTTTTGCCTTGGCGTAGCTATCCGAAATGCGTTTTGGCTGCACAACCCCGGCAGTGAATTGGCGGCAGCTTGCGGCACAGGCATTCATCCGGATGATGCAAGTGGCGTTATTATCCGGGCGCTTTGGGAACGGCTGCAGGATGATGCATAG
- a CDS encoding IS630 family transposase, whose amino-acid sequence MKCKRDSDGREIDHHTLQVMRQQAVKAVKNGQTAASVAAAMGVNIRTVFRWLSDFATGGQNALLAKKITGRPPLVTPDEMRWIAETVRDKTPWQMKLEFGLWTLSLIGEVIYRQFGKRLTAPSVGRIMRLLGFTPQKPLYRAWQQDPVLVEKWQSEEFPALKAEAKRTGAVIYFADEAGVRSDFHAGTTWAPVGRTPTVKTTGRRYGLNLISAVSARGDFRFMVQEGNVTADVFVEFLKRLLRGAEQPIILVVDGHPIHKAKIVKTFVEQQQGRLQLAFLPPYAPQLNPDEQVWGYIKPRVAKQMPENKIELKKLVQSAMHHLQKLPHVVKSFFRHPECQYAG is encoded by the coding sequence ATGAAATGTAAACGAGATTCAGACGGCCGGGAAATTGATCACCATACTCTGCAAGTGATGCGACAGCAGGCGGTCAAAGCGGTGAAAAATGGGCAGACGGCGGCCAGTGTGGCGGCAGCGATGGGCGTCAACATTCGCACGGTGTTTCGGTGGTTGTCCGACTTTGCAACCGGCGGTCAAAATGCCCTGCTGGCCAAGAAGATTACGGGCCGCCCACCGCTGGTGACGCCCGACGAAATGCGCTGGATCGCCGAGACCGTGCGGGACAAAACACCCTGGCAAATGAAATTGGAGTTTGGCTTGTGGACCTTGTCGCTCATCGGGGAAGTCATCTATCGCCAGTTTGGCAAACGCCTGACCGCGCCGAGTGTGGGACGGATCATGCGGTTGCTGGGTTTTACGCCGCAAAAGCCCTTGTATCGGGCTTGGCAGCAGGACCCGGTCTTGGTGGAAAAATGGCAGTCGGAGGAGTTTCCTGCCTTGAAAGCCGAAGCCAAACGCACGGGTGCAGTGATTTATTTTGCCGACGAAGCCGGCGTGCGCTCCGACTTTCATGCTGGCACCACCTGGGCGCCAGTCGGTCGGACGCCGACCGTGAAGACAACCGGGCGACGATATGGTTTGAATCTGATCTCTGCGGTCAGTGCGCGGGGCGATTTTCGCTTCATGGTCCAGGAAGGCAACGTCACCGCCGACGTGTTTGTCGAATTCTTGAAACGCCTGCTGCGTGGCGCTGAACAGCCGATCATACTGGTCGTCGATGGCCATCCGATTCACAAGGCTAAGATCGTTAAAACGTTTGTGGAGCAACAGCAAGGCCGGTTGCAGTTGGCCTTTCTGCCGCCATATGCGCCACAACTGAATCCGGACGAACAAGTGTGGGGTTATATCAAACCACGCGTGGCCAAGCAGATGCCGGAAAATAAAATCGAATTAAAGAAACTCGTTCAATCTGCCATGCATCACTTACAGAAACTCCCACATGTCGTGAAATCTTTTTTCAGACACCCAGAATGTCAATATGCAGGTTAG
- a CDS encoding helix-turn-helix domain-containing protein, producing the protein MTTKITLDRETVTTKEAAAFLNRKVQTLHTWAWSGKGPVKPVKVGGRWAWRIDDLKAAVSGNAAVDRGVQ; encoded by the coding sequence ATGACAACGAAAATCACGTTAGATAGGGAAACGGTCACCACCAAAGAGGCGGCGGCTTTCCTAAACAGAAAGGTGCAAACCCTTCACACATGGGCTTGGTCTGGCAAGGGGCCGGTAAAGCCTGTCAAGGTTGGTGGGCGGTGGGCGTGGCGCATTGACGATCTTAAAGCGGCTGTTTCCGGTAATGCGGCGGTCGACAGGGGTGTGCAATGA
- a CDS encoding Rha family transcriptional regulator, which produces MTALSLIDGQVTMSSLEIAKLTGKEHDNVLKDVRKVLDEAEIDAVKFNGIYKDSMNRDKPCFNLPRRECDLVVSGYSVKYRLAIIDRWHELEAMQSQPKTRLELAREQVALLENIERLEQERNYAIATKAEIGSRREATAMNTASQAVKLANKLSVELDRSKEYCTVKRMQMIHHGQQFNWRLLKSTGIEMGIEPIDVFDANYGTVKAYHIDVWREAYAIGLGETEALEVCSDA; this is translated from the coding sequence ATGACCGCGTTATCACTTATCGATGGACAGGTAACTATGTCTTCTTTGGAAATCGCGAAGTTAACCGGCAAGGAGCACGACAATGTTCTAAAGGATGTTCGCAAGGTGCTTGATGAAGCTGAAATAGATGCCGTAAAATTTAACGGCATCTACAAAGACAGCATGAATCGCGATAAACCATGCTTTAATCTTCCGCGTCGAGAGTGTGATCTTGTTGTTTCAGGTTACTCCGTGAAGTACCGGCTGGCAATCATTGACCGCTGGCACGAACTCGAAGCCATGCAAAGCCAACCAAAAACACGGCTTGAGCTAGCGCGTGAGCAAGTCGCTCTTTTGGAGAACATCGAGCGCCTTGAACAAGAACGTAACTACGCTATCGCAACCAAAGCCGAAATTGGCAGCCGGCGCGAAGCAACCGCCATGAATACCGCAAGTCAGGCCGTTAAGCTTGCCAACAAGCTATCAGTCGAATTGGATCGGTCAAAAGAGTATTGCACAGTCAAGCGCATGCAGATGATCCACCACGGCCAACAGTTCAATTGGCGACTGCTCAAATCAACGGGTATCGAAATGGGTATCGAGCCTATCGACGTGTTTGACGCGAACTATGGGACGGTGAAAGCCTACCATATCGATGTTTGGCGCGAAGCCTATGCTATCGGTCTTGGTGAAACTGAGGCTCTGGAGGTGTGCAGTGACGCATAA
- a CDS encoding Lcl domain-containing protein produces MTNVKKVIFTTIFAIGIGSAKLSQAALYDRGGGLIYDDTQDITWLQDANYAKTTGLNIYGELNWYAAQNWVSNLVYHDNVRNVIYSDWRLPTAYANVDITRYSQSGSELSTLFYMLGGEAGKPIATNHNYNFNLFGNIQQVYWLGTEFTRIPGFAWYFDESVGYHELNSESYVSFAWAVRDGDVAAVNVPEPSIIWLFLTGFGLLAFNRGSKGKSVTSFPTVPISASGENPNRPPTANTPLPQTPEQSPPLP; encoded by the coding sequence ATGACTAACGTCAAAAAAGTAATTTTCACTACCATTTTTGCAATTGGCATCGGATCGGCAAAACTTTCTCAAGCGGCTCTTTATGATCGTGGTGGTGGTTTGATCTACGACGATACTCAGGATATAACTTGGTTACAAGACGCCAACTATGCAAAAACCACGGGTTTAAACATTTACGGTGAATTGAATTGGTATGCTGCTCAAAATTGGGTTTCCAACCTTGTTTACCATGACAACGTTCGTAATGTTATCTACAGCGACTGGCGCTTACCAACAGCTTATGCAAATGTAGATATAACTCGTTACAGTCAATCAGGAAGTGAATTAAGCACCCTGTTTTATATGCTTGGCGGTGAGGCGGGTAAGCCGATTGCAACAAACCACAATTACAATTTCAATTTATTCGGCAATATTCAGCAAGTATATTGGCTGGGTACCGAGTTTACCCGTATACCGGGTTTCGCTTGGTATTTCGATGAAAGTGTTGGTTATCATGAACTCAATTCTGAGAGCTACGTATCCTTTGCCTGGGCAGTCCGGGACGGCGACGTAGCTGCTGTTAACGTCCCCGAGCCGAGCATTATTTGGCTATTTCTAACTGGCTTTGGCTTGCTGGCGTTTAATCGAGGCTCGAAGGGCAAGTCTGTAACTAGCTTTCCGACCGTTCCTATTTCCGCCTCCGGCGAGAACCCTAATCGTCCACCAACTGCCAATACTCCTCTTCCGCAGACACCAGAACAATCCCCGCCATTGCCGTAA
- a CDS encoding site-specific integrase, with product MLPVPKRRIRFLTQDQARQLLTELPPHLADMPRFSLETGLRQANVIDLQWSQVDLARRCAWIHPDQAKARRAIAVPLSPAAVDVVQAQLGKHQAQVFSYKGKPVTVVNTKAWRAALKRAGIEDFRWHDLRHTWASWHAQAGTPLNVLQELGAWESVEMVRRYAHLSGEHLAEYARSMIDLSGAVATN from the coding sequence ATGCTGCCCGTTCCTAAGCGACGTATTCGTTTCTTGACGCAAGACCAAGCCCGGCAATTGTTGACTGAGTTGCCGCCACACTTGGCGGACATGCCGCGGTTTAGCCTGGAAACGGGCTTACGACAAGCCAACGTTATTGACCTGCAATGGTCTCAAGTCGATCTGGCTAGGCGTTGCGCCTGGATTCATCCAGACCAAGCCAAAGCGAGGCGGGCTATCGCGGTCCCATTGTCGCCCGCAGCAGTTGACGTTGTTCAGGCTCAGTTAGGCAAGCATCAAGCCCAAGTATTCAGTTACAAGGGAAAACCGGTTACGGTGGTAAACACCAAAGCTTGGCGCGCCGCGTTAAAGCGGGCGGGTATTGAAGATTTCCGTTGGCATGATCTGCGCCATACGTGGGCTAGTTGGCATGCACAAGCAGGAACACCGTTAAATGTGCTGCAAGAACTGGGCGCGTGGGAATCTGTGGAAATGGTCAGGCGTTACGCGCATCTAAGCGGCGAACACTTGGCGGAATATGCGAGAAGTATGATCGATTTATCTGGTGCCGTGGCTACGAATTAG